The Sphingomonas sp. So64.6b genome includes a region encoding these proteins:
- a CDS encoding nuclear transport factor 2 family protein, translated as MDVIARWHDYVATNDPAKLDALIADDAVFLSPAVHRPQAGKTLVVQYLSAAMVVLNNDSFRYTGHWDADRSAVLAFALELDGVEVEGVDMIRWNEAGLITEFKVMIRPLKALNTVVARMAAVLQGGTG; from the coding sequence ATGGACGTCATCGCGCGCTGGCACGACTATGTCGCCACCAACGACCCGGCGAAGCTCGACGCGCTGATCGCCGACGACGCGGTATTCCTGTCGCCAGCGGTGCACCGGCCACAGGCCGGCAAAACGCTGGTGGTGCAATATCTCAGCGCCGCGATGGTCGTGCTCAACAATGACAGCTTCCGCTACACCGGGCACTGGGACGCGGATCGCTCGGCGGTGCTGGCCTTCGCGCTCGAGCTTGACGGGGTCGAGGTCGAGGGTGTCGACATGATCCGCTGGAACGAAGCGGGCTTGATAACCGAATTCAAGGTGATGATCCGCCCGCTCAAGGCGCTGAACACGGTGGTCGCGCGCATGGCCGCGGTGTTGCAGGGCGGCACCGGCTGA
- a CDS encoding GFA family protein, giving the protein MPSGKCHCGAISYVASGDPVYHALCHCDDCRRSAGAPMVGWMAYKAEQVEILGDPVTYESSENGRRQFCGTCGTGLFYTNAVVLPGIIDLQSATLDDAGDHAPAIHVQAAEKLGWIDRIKDLPAFERYPGP; this is encoded by the coding sequence ATGCCAAGCGGGAAATGTCATTGCGGGGCGATCAGCTATGTCGCCAGCGGAGATCCGGTCTATCACGCGCTGTGCCATTGCGACGATTGCCGCCGTTCGGCCGGCGCGCCGATGGTCGGGTGGATGGCGTACAAGGCCGAACAGGTGGAAATCCTGGGCGATCCGGTGACCTACGAATCGTCGGAAAATGGCCGGCGGCAATTCTGCGGCACGTGCGGGACGGGCTTGTTCTACACCAATGCGGTGGTGCTGCCGGGGATCATCGACCTGCAATCCGCGACGCTCGACGATGCGGGCGATCATGCGCCGGCGATCCATGTGCAGGCGGCGGAGAAACTCGGCTGGATCGACCGGATCAAGGATTTGCCGGCGTTCGAGCGCTATCCGGGGCCGTAG
- a CDS encoding MFS transporter, with translation MSAHRRVLLASLIGTSVEFYDFYIYATAAALVFGPLFFPSESASAQILLSYASFGLAFFARPLGAAVFGHFGDRLGRKSTLVASLMLMGGSTVLIAFLPGYAQIGWLAPLILCVLRFGQGLGLGGEWGGASLLAVENAPKGWENRYGMFPPLGAPIGFIAANGFFLILGALLTDQQFRDWGWRLPFLASAVLVGLGLWVRLKLTETPAFKDAAAHGELSKVPIAELFRTHLRPAIAGTVGVIACFALFYLTTAFALSYGTTTLGHGRQAFLGLEIGAVLFLALGVIVSCSWADRKGATAMLRLGFAGCVIAGLLMGPMLGATSLLVVFAWLAFALFAMGFAYGPLGGWLPSLFEPGVRYTGVSVTFNLGGIIGGALAPIFAQMLADKGGLDLVGAYLVVAGVLSLGGLMLLKRTPA, from the coding sequence ATGTCCGCGCATCGCCGCGTGTTGCTCGCCAGCCTGATCGGCACATCGGTCGAGTTCTACGATTTCTATATCTATGCGACCGCCGCTGCGCTGGTGTTCGGGCCGTTGTTCTTTCCGTCGGAAAGCGCATCGGCGCAGATCCTGTTATCCTATGCCAGTTTCGGCCTGGCCTTTTTCGCGCGGCCGCTGGGCGCGGCGGTGTTCGGTCATTTCGGCGACCGGCTGGGGCGCAAATCGACGTTGGTCGCCTCGCTGATGCTGATGGGCGGGTCGACCGTGCTGATCGCCTTTCTGCCGGGATATGCGCAGATCGGCTGGCTCGCGCCGCTGATCCTGTGTGTGCTGCGCTTCGGGCAGGGGCTCGGACTTGGCGGCGAATGGGGCGGGGCGAGCCTGCTCGCGGTGGAGAATGCGCCAAAGGGTTGGGAGAATCGCTATGGCATGTTCCCGCCACTTGGCGCGCCGATCGGGTTCATCGCGGCGAACGGGTTCTTCCTGATCCTCGGCGCGTTGCTCACTGATCAGCAATTCCGCGACTGGGGCTGGCGGCTGCCGTTCCTGGCCAGTGCGGTCCTGGTCGGGCTCGGGTTGTGGGTGCGACTGAAGCTGACCGAGACGCCGGCGTTCAAGGACGCCGCGGCGCATGGCGAATTGTCGAAAGTGCCGATCGCTGAACTGTTCCGCACGCATTTGCGCCCGGCGATTGCCGGTACGGTCGGCGTAATCGCCTGTTTCGCGCTGTTCTATCTGACCACCGCCTTCGCGCTCAGTTACGGCACGACGACGCTCGGTCATGGGCGGCAGGCGTTTCTCGGGCTGGAGATCGGCGCGGTCCTGTTCCTCGCGCTTGGCGTGATCGTGTCGTGCAGTTGGGCTGACCGAAAAGGCGCGACCGCGATGCTCCGACTTGGTTTTGCCGGCTGCGTGATCGCGGGCCTGTTGATGGGGCCGATGCTCGGTGCAACGTCGCTGCTGGTCGTGTTCGCCTGGCTCGCCTTCGCGCTGTTCGCGATGGGTTTTGCCTATGGCCCGCTTGGTGGCTGGTTGCCGTCGCTGTTCGAACCCGGCGTGCGCTATACCGGCGTGTCGGTGACCTTCAATCTCGGCGGGATCATCGGCGGCGCGCTGGCGCCGATCTTCGCGCAGATGCTGGCCGACAAGGGCGGGCTCGACCTGGTCGGCGCCTATCTGGTGGTGGCCGGCGTGCTGAGTCTGGGCGGGTTGATGCTGCTGAAACGGACTCCCGCTTGA
- the rsmD gene encoding 16S rRNA (guanine(966)-N(2))-methyltransferase RsmD: MRIIAGTWRGRQIIAPKGDATRPTADRTREALFSMLTSRLGSFEDLAVADLFAGSGALGLEALSRGAGSCVFVEQDKPALDALRLNLAKLEAKADVRAQSVLALARVSAPLDLILMDPPYGTGAGAVALDKLSRLGWTGPATWISIETAKDETVVVDGFAIDVERVHGKAKLTILRAS, encoded by the coding sequence ATGCGTATCATTGCCGGCACCTGGCGCGGCCGCCAGATCATCGCGCCCAAGGGTGACGCGACTCGCCCGACCGCCGATCGCACGCGCGAGGCTTTGTTCTCGATGCTGACCAGCCGTCTCGGCAGCTTCGAGGATCTGGCCGTCGCCGACCTGTTCGCGGGATCGGGCGCGCTCGGCCTGGAGGCATTGTCGCGCGGTGCGGGGAGTTGCGTGTTCGTCGAGCAGGACAAACCCGCGCTCGACGCGTTGCGCCTGAACCTGGCGAAGCTCGAAGCCAAGGCCGATGTCCGCGCGCAATCGGTGCTCGCGCTCGCCCGAGTCAGTGCGCCGCTCGACCTGATCCTGATGGACCCGCCCTATGGCACCGGCGCGGGCGCGGTCGCGCTCGACAAATTGTCGCGGCTCGGCTGGACCGGCCCGGCGACCTGGATCAGCATCGAAACCGCGAAAGACGAGACGGTGGTAGTTGACGGGTTCGCGATCGATGTCGAGCGTGTGCATGGCAAGGCCAAGCTGACCATCCTGCGCGCATCCTGA
- a CDS encoding pseudouridine synthase has product MIADGRVALNDVVIDTPATILTSLAGVTVDGNPVQAAAPARLYLYHKPSGLLVTERDPAGRPTIYDKLPRDLPRLVPVGRLDLNTEGLLLLTTDGELKRQLELPATGVERAYRARAYGNVTQAQLEELIHGVEIEGVRYGSINANLERRTGANVWIEMILTEGKNREVRRVLEYLGLKVSRLIRTRYGPFVLGDLPPGEVGEVRAHDVAAFRKNPTRNPPPERLKQDEKYSARPKPTPVVPGARRPPSSAPRRPEPAGDRRTPSAGPRAPRPEPVALGDKRPARPKAPAPRIDRAAASRADRESFTDARPPRAPRAQKPGGQKPAGWTPDTTYPQSERPAPRPTGGAIKPKRFYDAKPKQGAAPAPGERPKRVFNAELGRNVRSKADAKGARPPRPDRAPDGKPPRPSSRPTKPGTGRKPGGGTQAPRTRK; this is encoded by the coding sequence ATGATCGCCGACGGGCGCGTCGCGCTGAACGATGTCGTGATCGATACGCCCGCGACGATCCTTACCTCGCTTGCCGGGGTGACGGTCGATGGCAATCCGGTCCAGGCGGCGGCGCCTGCGCGGCTCTATCTCTATCACAAGCCGTCGGGGCTGCTCGTCACCGAGCGCGATCCGGCCGGCCGGCCGACGATCTATGACAAGCTGCCCAGGGATTTGCCGCGGCTCGTGCCGGTCGGGCGGCTCGATCTCAATACCGAGGGGCTGTTGCTGCTCACCACCGATGGCGAGTTGAAGCGCCAGCTAGAGCTGCCCGCGACCGGGGTCGAGCGCGCCTATCGCGCCCGCGCTTACGGCAATGTCACTCAGGCGCAGCTTGAGGAGTTGATCCACGGCGTCGAGATCGAGGGCGTGCGTTACGGGTCGATCAACGCCAATCTCGAACGCCGCACCGGCGCCAATGTGTGGATCGAGATGATCCTGACCGAGGGCAAAAACCGCGAAGTGCGCCGCGTGCTCGAATATCTCGGATTGAAGGTCTCGCGCCTGATCCGCACGCGTTACGGCCCATTCGTGCTCGGCGACTTGCCGCCGGGCGAGGTCGGCGAGGTGCGCGCGCACGATGTCGCCGCATTCCGCAAGAACCCGACTCGCAACCCGCCGCCCGAGCGGCTGAAGCAGGACGAGAAGTATAGCGCCCGGCCCAAACCGACGCCGGTCGTGCCGGGTGCGCGACGCCCGCCATCGTCCGCGCCGCGCCGTCCCGAGCCGGCCGGCGATCGTCGCACGCCTTCCGCAGGGCCAAGGGCGCCTCGGCCCGAGCCGGTCGCGCTCGGCGACAAGCGTCCCGCCCGGCCCAAGGCGCCGGCGCCTCGCATCGACCGCGCCGCTGCCTCGCGCGCCGACCGCGAGTCATTTACCGACGCGCGTCCGCCACGCGCGCCGCGAGCTCAAAAACCGGGCGGACAGAAGCCGGCGGGCTGGACGCCCGATACGACCTATCCGCAAAGCGAACGCCCTGCCCCGCGCCCGACCGGCGGCGCGATCAAGCCGAAGCGCTTCTACGACGCCAAGCCCAAACAGGGCGCGGCGCCGGCTCCCGGCGAGCGCCCCAAGCGCGTGTTCAATGCCGAGCTCGGCCGCAATGTCCGATCCAAGGCCGACGCCAAAGGCGCCCGCCCGCCACGCCCTGATCGCGCGCCCGACGGCAAGCCACCGCGCCCCTCTTCGCGCCCGACCAAACCCGGCACCGGCCGCAAGCCCGGCGGCGGCACGCAAGCGCCGCGGACCAGAAAGTAA
- a CDS encoding response regulator, protein MLFGKKKRRICKLLIVEDEPLVAFDTEHFLREAEFEIVATVDRVADAIGVIRDGHEIDLVLVDISLTDGSGLDVAREAHKQGIPVLFVTGDCPMGGQDVAVGCLSKPYAQRDLIAAIDIIEAVLEGKKTKRLPPGLRIFEKAA, encoded by the coding sequence ATGTTGTTCGGCAAGAAAAAACGGCGAATTTGCAAGCTGTTGATCGTGGAAGACGAACCATTGGTTGCGTTCGACACGGAACATTTCCTGCGCGAGGCCGAATTCGAGATCGTTGCCACGGTCGACCGCGTCGCCGATGCGATCGGCGTGATTCGCGACGGGCATGAAATTGACCTGGTGCTGGTCGATATCAGCCTGACCGATGGCAGTGGCCTCGACGTCGCGCGCGAGGCGCACAAGCAGGGCATTCCGGTGCTGTTCGTGACCGGCGATTGCCCGATGGGCGGGCAGGACGTCGCGGTCGGATGCCTGTCCAAACCCTATGCGCAACGCGACCTGATCGCCGCGATCGACATTATCGAGGCGGTGCTTGAGGGCAAGAAGACCAAGCGGTTGCCGCCCGGATTGAGGATTTTCGAAAAGGCGGCGTGA
- a CDS encoding SRPBCC family protein — protein MNAPVKIMRPTEGQLALAAILADGGTRPNAGITHIDARAYTDPVRHQVEQERIFSRLPLVIAPSALLPQPNMAVPHDGFGKPLLVARDKQGAAHVFLNVCQHRGTRLVEGKEAVCAPRLICPYHAWSYTLDGALAGLPRPDAFPGLDKAEFGLKRLPTREAGGLIWFAFDEHADFAEADALGHDFDAFDLSGQYLFRRRTHDVAANWKLIMDAFLESYHVQRLHASTIGPFFKDGVSTGDHIGPHQRSVVGREAALAAAQSDDWPTLRAAMTYTYQMFPGTVLIVSPDYMNLMTLMPQSEGRVLVEDFMLIPEAPTTEKALAHWEKSWNLLDGGVFASEDFRAAALGQEGLASGAIDRLTLGTLETGMRHFHNEVESRL, from the coding sequence ATGAACGCACCCGTGAAGATCATGCGACCGACCGAGGGCCAACTCGCGCTCGCCGCCATATTGGCGGACGGAGGTACGCGGCCGAACGCGGGCATCACGCATATCGATGCGCGCGCCTATACCGATCCCGTCCGCCATCAAGTCGAGCAGGAACGGATATTCTCGCGCTTGCCGTTGGTCATCGCACCGTCCGCGCTGCTGCCGCAACCGAACATGGCCGTGCCGCATGACGGCTTCGGCAAGCCATTGCTGGTCGCGCGCGACAAGCAGGGCGCGGCCCATGTCTTCCTCAATGTCTGCCAGCATCGCGGCACGCGCCTGGTCGAGGGCAAGGAGGCGGTCTGCGCGCCGCGCCTGATCTGCCCCTATCATGCCTGGAGCTACACGCTGGATGGCGCGCTTGCCGGACTCCCCCGACCGGACGCTTTCCCGGGCCTCGACAAGGCCGAGTTCGGGTTGAAGCGTCTGCCGACGCGCGAAGCGGGCGGGCTGATCTGGTTCGCGTTCGATGAACATGCCGATTTCGCCGAGGCCGACGCGTTGGGGCATGATTTCGACGCGTTCGATCTGTCCGGTCAGTACCTGTTCCGCCGCCGCACGCATGATGTCGCGGCGAACTGGAAGCTGATCATGGATGCGTTCCTCGAAAGCTATCATGTCCAGCGGCTGCATGCCTCGACGATCGGCCCGTTCTTCAAGGATGGCGTGTCGACCGGCGACCATATCGGCCCGCACCAGAGATCGGTGGTCGGACGCGAGGCGGCGCTGGCCGCGGCGCAGTCGGACGACTGGCCGACGCTGCGCGCGGCGATGACCTATACCTATCAAATGTTCCCCGGCACCGTCCTGATCGTCAGCCCGGATTATATGAACCTGATGACCCTGATGCCGCAGTCCGAAGGTCGCGTGCTGGTCGAGGATTTCATGCTCATCCCGGAAGCGCCGACAACCGAGAAGGCGCTGGCGCATTGGGAGAAAAGCTGGAACCTGCTCGATGGCGGCGTCTTCGCATCGGAAGACTTTCGCGCCGCTGCGCTCGGCCAGGAGGGGCTGGCGTCGGGCGCGATCGACCGGCTGACCCTGGGTACACTGGAAACGGGCATGCGACATTTCCACAATGAGGTGGAAAGCCGGCTTTAG
- a CDS encoding MFS transporter yields MDGTTPSGTGSWLDGLRPYVEKGPIAAFTLGISSGFPIAMIGATLTSRLAQDGLDKKTITAFTLGFLVYNLKPLWAWMVDGVRLPILGRLGQRASWLIFAGLLVVAAVANLAFVDPTTNLSGTIIAALLVGFTGATFDIVIDAYRIEQLKPYQLGVGSGMAQYGYRIGNVAAASLALFLAARFGWSVAYLSCAAFVIPAILTGLWLGEPERHRDPAARRGLPEIIASIVGPFAEFFKRQGAVIILIFILIHKIGDTLANIVLRLMLNDLGFSNDEIAIYDVGVGFWTYLIGVFIGGVLYARLGLKRAVLISLALMAISNASFALLAATGHSNLGLAGTIGFENLASGIGSVSVIAYFSALCDLRYTAAQFALISAASSVVGRLLTATTAGALVEQLGYVQFYWMTTAIAFPGVFLFWWMSRSGIIDRSIGDAGTAGEGDATAGPAA; encoded by the coding sequence ATGGACGGTACGACGCCTAGCGGCACGGGAAGCTGGCTGGACGGGCTGCGCCCCTATGTCGAGAAAGGGCCGATCGCGGCCTTCACGCTGGGCATCTCATCGGGATTCCCGATCGCGATGATCGGCGCGACGCTGACCAGCCGGCTCGCGCAGGACGGGCTCGACAAGAAAACGATCACCGCGTTCACGCTCGGCTTCCTCGTCTACAATCTGAAGCCGCTCTGGGCGTGGATGGTCGATGGTGTTCGCCTGCCGATCCTCGGTCGACTCGGGCAGCGCGCGTCCTGGCTGATCTTCGCCGGGCTGCTGGTCGTCGCGGCGGTCGCCAACCTCGCCTTTGTCGATCCGACGACTAATTTGTCGGGCACGATCATCGCCGCGTTGCTGGTCGGTTTCACCGGCGCGACCTTCGATATCGTGATCGACGCCTATCGCATCGAACAGCTCAAACCATACCAGCTCGGCGTCGGCTCCGGCATGGCGCAATATGGCTATCGCATCGGCAATGTCGCCGCCGCCTCGCTCGCATTGTTCCTCGCGGCGCGGTTCGGCTGGTCGGTCGCCTATCTGTCTTGCGCGGCCTTTGTGATCCCCGCGATCCTGACCGGCCTGTGGCTCGGTGAACCGGAGCGGCATCGCGATCCGGCGGCGCGGCGCGGCCTGCCCGAGATCATCGCGTCGATCGTCGGCCCGTTCGCCGAATTTTTCAAACGTCAGGGTGCGGTGATCATCCTGATCTTCATCCTGATCCACAAGATCGGCGACACGCTGGCCAATATCGTGCTGCGCCTGATGCTCAACGATCTCGGCTTCAGCAATGACGAGATCGCGATCTACGATGTCGGGGTCGGTTTCTGGACCTATCTCATCGGCGTATTCATCGGGGGCGTGCTTTACGCGCGGCTCGGGTTGAAGCGGGCTGTGCTGATCAGCCTCGCGCTGATGGCGATTTCTAACGCCAGCTTCGCGCTGCTCGCCGCGACCGGGCACAGCAATCTCGGGCTGGCCGGCACGATCGGCTTCGAGAATCTGGCGAGCGGCATCGGCAGCGTCAGCGTGATCGCCTATTTCTCGGCGCTGTGCGACCTGCGCTACACCGCGGCGCAATTCGCGTTGATCTCGGCCGCGTCGAGCGTCGTCGGGCGTTTGCTGACCGCGACGACCGCGGGGGCGCTGGTCGAACAACTCGGCTATGTTCAGTTCTACTGGATGACCACCGCGATCGCCTTTCCCGGTGTGTTCCTGTTCTGGTGGATGAGCCGATCGGGAATCATCGACCGCTCGATCGGCGATGCTGGTACGGCGGGCGAAGGAGATGCGACGGCCGGTCCCGCCGCATGA
- a CDS encoding AraC family transcriptional regulator produces the protein MLARHSHAGAFAAIVLAGGYVEAGDTGRHRVVAGDVLFHHAYEAHLNRVPRTGAEVFVLPLRMPRAMAIHGRIADPDTIVRLAERDLAQATGALLDQVQSRATVIEDWPDMLAQAILADPNMSIGAWASDHGLHPGSVSRGFRQEFEISPASFRVSVRAQRAILALGEDKALAQVALTAGFADQAHMSRVLKKATGQTPKRVREQHAQVGGSADPRAKILSELS, from the coding sequence TTGCTGGCCCGCCACAGCCATGCGGGTGCCTTCGCGGCCATTGTCCTTGCCGGCGGGTATGTGGAGGCGGGGGATACAGGTCGACATCGCGTGGTCGCCGGGGATGTGCTCTTCCACCATGCCTACGAAGCTCATCTGAATCGTGTGCCTCGCACCGGTGCTGAGGTCTTCGTGCTGCCGCTGAGAATGCCCCGCGCCATGGCCATCCATGGCCGGATCGCTGATCCCGACACGATCGTGCGTCTTGCCGAACGTGACCTGGCGCAAGCGACGGGGGCGCTCCTCGATCAGGTCCAGTCGCGTGCTACGGTGATTGAGGACTGGCCGGATATGCTCGCCCAGGCGATCCTCGCTGACCCCAACATGTCGATCGGGGCCTGGGCTTCGGATCATGGCCTGCATCCCGGAAGCGTTAGCCGCGGTTTTCGCCAGGAATTCGAGATCAGTCCGGCCAGTTTCCGCGTCAGTGTTCGGGCGCAGCGTGCGATCCTGGCTCTCGGGGAGGATAAGGCGCTCGCACAAGTGGCGTTGACTGCTGGTTTCGCGGACCAGGCACATATGTCCCGAGTGCTCAAAAAGGCAACCGGGCAGACCCCCAAGCGCGTCAGGGAACAGCATGCGCAAGTTGGCGGAAGTGCCGACCCGAGGGCGAAAATCCTTAGCGAGCTAAGTTAA
- a CDS encoding DUF6628 family protein, translated as MTAAPMSPPTPTTMTHAALLPHGVPPCHNARLALFAMRRMGASGLTDAPATNAMINGFGESFRRPLVLMRAFMADLASAAQNPISIAPCCCGRMTSAENTLLVILARAETSSDSAHLLLADLLGLRHADGVLASATAVAQAFADAGRPIAA; from the coding sequence ATGACCGCCGCCCCGATGTCTCCACCGACCCCCACGACCATGACTCATGCCGCACTGCTGCCGCATGGCGTACCGCCCTGTCACAATGCCCGACTCGCACTGTTCGCGATGCGTCGAATGGGCGCGAGCGGCCTGACCGACGCGCCTGCCACCAATGCGATGATCAATGGCTTTGGCGAAAGCTTCCGCCGTCCGCTCGTGCTGATGCGCGCGTTCATGGCCGATCTGGCCAGCGCGGCGCAGAATCCGATCTCGATCGCGCCCTGTTGTTGTGGCCGGATGACCTCTGCCGAAAATACGCTGCTCGTCATCCTGGCGCGCGCCGAAACATCGTCGGACAGCGCGCATCTGCTGCTCGCCGACCTGCTCGGCCTACGTCATGCCGATGGTGTGCTTGCCAGTGCGACTGCAGTTGCCCAGGCCTTCGCCGATGCCGGGCGACCGATCGCGGCGTGA
- a CDS encoding folylpolyglutamate synthase/dihydrofolate synthase family protein gives MPDHASSSSPAVQAQLDRLWSLSPGADILGLERITALLARIGNPHHNLPPVIHVAGTNGKGSTCAFLRAGVEAAGLTAHVYTSPHLVRFNERIRIAGRLIEDDVLATLLAEVLDQADGIGASFFEVTTAAAFLAFSREPADTCIIEVGLGGRLDATNVIARPIVTGIAQLGVDHQFFLGDTAEEIAGEKAGIAKAGVPLVTMKYPPTVAQRVANVAGAANATVLAAGQAWSFSADAERLTYEDAQGRVETPRPRLAGPHQPENLALAIALLRHQDRLAIPPGAYGAAATNARWPARMQRLGDGPLVALLPQGSEVWLDGGHNPAAGSAIAAALAEVSLTPNGVRRPIQIILGMLSNKDPEGLLQPIAEMAESLTAVPVPDHEHHSPADLAQHARRLGISATATDQNVPDALRSIARRCDPRGTPPVVLILGSLYLAGEVLAANGEPPD, from the coding sequence ATGCCTGACCACGCCTCATCCTCATCGCCCGCCGTACAGGCACAACTCGACCGGCTCTGGTCGCTCTCTCCTGGTGCCGATATCCTTGGCCTGGAACGCATCACCGCGTTGCTCGCGCGGATCGGGAATCCGCATCACAACCTCCCGCCTGTCATCCACGTCGCTGGCACTAACGGCAAAGGTTCGACCTGCGCGTTCCTGCGTGCGGGCGTCGAGGCCGCGGGGCTGACCGCGCACGTTTATACCAGTCCCCATCTCGTCCGTTTCAACGAACGGATCCGCATCGCGGGGCGCCTGATCGAGGATGACGTCCTCGCTACCTTGCTCGCCGAAGTGCTCGACCAGGCGGATGGGATCGGCGCGAGTTTCTTCGAGGTGACCACCGCTGCCGCGTTCCTCGCTTTCTCGCGCGAACCGGCCGACACTTGCATCATCGAGGTCGGCTTGGGCGGCCGGCTTGACGCGACCAATGTCATTGCCCGGCCGATCGTTACCGGCATTGCTCAGCTCGGGGTCGATCACCAATTCTTCCTTGGCGATACGGCGGAGGAGATCGCCGGTGAGAAAGCGGGCATCGCCAAAGCGGGCGTGCCACTCGTCACCATGAAATATCCGCCCACCGTCGCGCAGCGCGTGGCCAATGTCGCCGGCGCGGCCAACGCGACCGTCTTGGCCGCAGGGCAGGCCTGGTCGTTCAGTGCCGATGCGGAGCGGCTGACTTATGAAGACGCGCAAGGACGGGTCGAGACTCCGCGCCCTCGCCTCGCCGGCCCGCATCAACCGGAGAATCTCGCGCTCGCCATCGCGCTGCTGCGTCACCAGGATCGCCTGGCGATTCCGCCGGGCGCCTATGGCGCCGCCGCAACGAACGCGCGCTGGCCGGCGCGGATGCAGCGACTCGGCGACGGGCCGCTTGTCGCGCTGCTGCCCCAAGGCAGCGAGGTGTGGCTTGATGGCGGGCATAATCCGGCAGCGGGATCAGCCATCGCGGCTGCACTGGCGGAGGTTTCCTTAACCCCGAACGGTGTCCGTCGTCCGATCCAGATCATCCTGGGCATGCTCTCCAACAAGGATCCCGAGGGCCTGTTGCAGCCTATCGCGGAGATGGCCGAAAGCCTGACGGCAGTACCGGTGCCCGATCACGAACATCATTCCCCCGCTGATCTGGCGCAACATGCGAGGCGACTCGGCATAAGTGCGACTGCAACCGATCAGAATGTCCCGGACGCACTCCGATCCATTGCCCGTCGCTGTGATCCACGAGGCACACCACCCGTCGTCCTGATCCTCGGTTCGCTCTACCTGGCAGGAGAAGTGCTCGCGGCAAACGGCGAGCCACCGGACTGA
- the accD gene encoding acetyl-CoA carboxylase, carboxyltransferase subunit beta, with the protein MSWLTSVRNALSFVVPVKKDTPDNLWHKCKGCGQMVFVKELEENLHVCPHCEHHERIGPITRFSYTFDQGSYTIIPLPKVPDDPLKFRDTKRYADRIKAARAATNEGDALINARGTIEGHKAVVGVQDFAFMGGSMGLAVGEAFVRGVENAIEDNCPYIIFTAAGGARMQEGILSLMQMPRATVAIAMLHDAGLPYIVVLTDPTTGGVTASYAMLGDVQIAEPGALIGFAGQRVIEQTIREKLPEGFQRAEYLLEHGMLDMVTHRKALRETVANVIGYLCAKKAA; encoded by the coding sequence ATGAGCTGGCTGACCAGCGTCCGGAACGCGCTCTCGTTCGTCGTTCCGGTCAAAAAGGATACGCCCGACAATCTCTGGCACAAGTGCAAGGGTTGCGGGCAGATGGTGTTCGTCAAGGAACTGGAGGAGAATCTCCATGTCTGCCCGCATTGCGAACATCATGAGCGCATCGGACCGATCACGCGCTTCAGCTATACCTTCGACCAGGGCAGCTACACGATCATCCCGCTGCCCAAGGTGCCGGACGATCCGTTGAAGTTCCGCGATACCAAGCGTTATGCCGACCGCATCAAGGCAGCGCGCGCCGCGACCAATGAAGGCGATGCGCTGATCAACGCGCGCGGCACGATCGAGGGCCATAAGGCAGTCGTCGGCGTACAGGATTTCGCTTTCATGGGCGGGTCGATGGGTCTCGCGGTCGGCGAAGCCTTCGTGCGCGGCGTCGAGAACGCGATCGAGGACAATTGCCCATATATCATCTTCACCGCGGCGGGCGGTGCGCGCATGCAGGAAGGCATTCTCAGCCTGATGCAGATGCCGCGCGCGACCGTGGCGATCGCGATGCTGCACGATGCCGGCCTGCCCTATATCGTGGTGCTGACCGACCCGACCACCGGCGGCGTCACCGCCAGCTATGCGATGCTCGGCGACGTGCAGATCGCCGAACCGGGCGCGCTGATCGGTTTCGCGGGCCAACGCGTGATCGAACAGACGATCCGCGAGAAATTGCCCGAAGGATTCCAGCGCGCGGAATACCTGCTCGAACATGGCATGCTCGATATGGTCACGCACCGCAAAGCATTGCGCGAAACGGTGGCGAACGTGATCGGATATCTGTGCGCGAAAAAGGCGGCTTAG